The stretch of DNA GGTGTTTATAAAACTGACGTAGGTGTTTTCATGGCGAGCCACCAAGGCTTTAACTTGATCCTTTGGAGCCAGTACAACCAAACTAATCCAACGCTTTTGGGCATCTTGAGGGGTTGTATTCCATACTTTTGCAAGCAGATTTAGATCACCAGATAATTCGGTTAAAAATAAATTAGAATTTCTAAAAATAGCGGTGCGTTCAGGACTCCAAACATCTAGTGAATACCACATACCCGCAGTTTCTCCCATGCTATAACCAAATGCCATTTGAGGTTCCAATTTGAGGTAGGAACGTAAAATATGGGTATAAATAGCAGAAGAGAAAACACCTGCGGACATCATAGCGATGGCATCTTTATGAATATTTGGAGTTGGTGCATCCTGCTGTTGCGTCTTGGGGTATAGATAGTCACAACCGACAAAATCTGCCATATCTGGCACTTTGTCTTCAAAATGGCTGTGCAACTGAGGAAAGAGTTGAAAAACATCTTGCCCCAAGCCTGTATACGCAGTTGCAGAACCTGGATAGACAAAGGCTACTTTTCCTTTTTTAGCCAAGGGGTTTCCTGTAAAATAAGAACCTTTAGGGGTTTTTATTTCTTTGTTTTGAGCAATCGCACTACTCAACCCAAATTGGATGAATTTTAATTCTTGTGCTAGGCTTTTTTTATTGTTAGCAACAACAGAAATACAATACGTACTTTGTAGCGCTTTGCTATTGGTATAAAACTGCGCTGCAATTTGTGGCAACGTTTTTTTACTAGCTGCGGCCGTTTCTAAAGCTGCAATTTGTTGCTCTAGTTCTGCTTCTGTATTGCCTTTTAATAGAATAATATTGGCGATTCTACCATGGCTTAAAGGAGTGTCTTTAGCTTGATAAACACTTGCTTCAGTAAGTTGGATTTGTAACCCTTCTAGACCATTAATAGCAGCTTTTCGTTGACGTTGATTGCCATTTAACAACCAAGGACGAGACTGAGCAGGAAAATAATAATTACTTGCTGCAAATTCGTTCGCAGATTTAGGGGCTTTCCAGTTTGGAATACCAGGAATAAAGCGATGGTGCAGACACAAAGCGGTTTTGATCAGACTAGCAATGCCCGAAGCTGCACAAGTATTTCCGATATTCGTCTTTATAGAACCTAGCGCCACGGCTTGCTGCTGTTCGGTCTGTAACAATTGGGCAATTTCCGCTTGATCTTGTTCTGGAATACCACTAGCAACGACCTCTTGGTAACCAATATCAAGCGATTTTTGAGCCTTGCCAATGTTATCAATGGTCGCATAAACTTTATCCTCTAAGGCATCCTTACTGCGCTTTAAAACAACAGCACCAGCTCCTTCTCCAACCAACCAACCTTTGTCATCTTGGTTGAAACTCAAACTAGGGTTCTCAGCAGTATTCGCAGGCGATTTTTGATTGCGCAGCAAGACATTTTCTAAGCCACCACAAAAATCAACTCCTCCAACTACTACGGCATCTACTTCGCCCAATGAAAGCATGTTTTGAGCAACTTCCAAGGCCTTAAATACAGAATTTTCACCGCAAGAAACCGTAAAGGCTGGTCCAGAAAAATCCCAAAGTGCTGCAATTCGGCTGGCCATAATGTTTCCTACAAAACTAGTATGTTGGCTTGGGGTTTGTCCGCCATCTCTAAAGTATAAGGCATTTTTGCATTGTTCCTCCAACTCTTTTTCTTTTTCCTCATCTAGTATTATCCCGCTTTTCTTGATCGCATTTTTAATTTGCCAACTACTATCCCAACGAGAAAGGTAATGATGGATGGCCAATTCCGATTCCATGGCAATTAACACCGCAATATTTTGACTTTCATGGATGCCTGCATCTTGCAGAGCTTTATCCGCAACACTCAAAATCAAAGCCTGTTGCGGTTCCAGTGTTTCGGCTTCTTTGGGTTGTATTTTATAGCGGAGCAAGTCAATTTCGAAGCTGTCAATATAAGCACCTTTAGGAGCATTCCCATCTTCAAAACCATATTCTTTTAATAGCGTTTCATTGGCATCAAAACCTTTCCAGCGTTCAGCAGGCAAGGCTCTAAAATGTTGTTTGCCATTATAAATAGAAGCATAAAAATCTTCCAAATTGGTACAATCTCCAAAATAAGCCTCCATCCCTACAATAGACATAGGGAGAAGCGGAGTGGAAGGGTTCGGTTCTACGGCTTCATTTTCATAAGTTTGAATGACCATGTGTGCATTGGTCCCACCAAAACCAAAGGAATTAATCCCTGCTTGTTTCCCGTTCCAAGCCGTTTTTTTGCTGATAATATGTTTGTCCTGCATCCATTGATTGTCCGCTTGTACGGCTTCTGTTAGATTGATGTTAGGAGGGATAAATCCCTTTTTCATAGACAAGAGCACCTTGAATAATCCCGTCATACCTGCCGCAGTGAGCAAGTGTCCCATATTCGATTTGACAGAACCCAAAAGAGGGTGTGTATTGTGTTGCTGAAAGAAATCAGAAATCGAATTCATTTCCGTCACATCGCCCAAAGGAGTTCCCGTTGCATGGCATTCTAAATACGTTGTATTTTGTGGCAATACATCATCTAATAGATAAGCTCGTTCAAACGCTAATTTTTGCCCCTTGGGGTTAGGACTTAATAGAAATTTGCCTCGACCATCGTTAGACAAACCAATTCCACCAATAACGCCCAATATATTGTCGCCATCCCGTTGAGCGTCTTCTAGTCGCTTAAGCACTACAATTCCTGCTCCTTCGGAGGAAACCAACCCGCCAGAATTACTATCTAATGGTGCAAATTTCTGATCGTGCGGCGCATAGGCATGAAAAATGGAAAAGCCCATGTGAATAAACAATTGATCAGAACCACAAACAGCCCCTGCCAACATCAAATCAGTTTTGCCAGTCATCAGATCATCACAAGCCAATTTGATTGCATAAAGAGAAGTTGCACAAGCGGCATCTAATGCATAGTGACCGCCCCCTAAGCCCAAGCCTTTTACCACCATTTCGGATGGGGTATAGGTCAATACTTCATTTTCTGGTTGCGGGTAATTATGCGCTTGGATTTTAAAGTTCTTATCTTGAAGTAATTCTTGCAATACTTGCTCTGTCGTTTGGGTATAAACACTAGACAGTAACTTATGAGAAGAACCTGTTGGAAAAGAAAGGTTGCCCAAGATAAGGCCACATTTTTCCAAAACAGCTTCGTTGTTATAATAACCGCTATCTTTGAGTGCTTCTTTGGCAACATACAAAGACCATTGGTACAATTTATCTTGTTTTGCCACAAAATCTTCAGCCAATTGATAGCCGCTAGGATCGAAATCAAAATTGCGAATGTAACCACCTCGCAAGGAATAACATTTGTCTACCAAGCCTTTGCCTGGCTCATAAAAATGATTTGGATCTACTCCAAAATCTTCTTTGTTGGCAAACTCAATTAAATTTTTCTCACCCACTAGGTTGTCCCAGAATTCTTCGTTGGTCGAAGAACCTGGAAACAAACCTGACATTCCTATGATTGCTATTTTCATATATTATTTAATCGTCTATTTTTGTGTTCTTGAAGATCCTAATTTTTACCACTCCAATTCTTTCGAAACGGTTACCGCTGCATTCTTAGTAAATAGATAAACCTCGCCATTCTCATCGTAAGTCGTACAATTGGCCACCATTTTAAATTCATTGCTTTCGACAATTTCTATATGAACGAACAATTCTTTGCCAAAAGGAACAGGTTTGTAAACCGTTGCGGACTCAGTAGACAAAGGCAATGATTTAGCACCATTGTTATAGCGTTGAACCCAGATCACCATTCCTTGATATTGAATGTCTGAAAAGAAGGTATTCACGCCAAGAACAGGAAATTGCCCTTGATCTTTTTGAGGAACTTCAGGAGCTTTGCATTTTAAGACGATTTGATTTTCTGTCCAGTCCAAAACTTGTTCAATTCCTCGAAAATACTCCCCATGAAACAAAGAACCATCTTGATACAAGGTTTCGCCATTGGTGGGAGTATAAGTATTGCTTACTTGGTGCTGAAAAGTAGGAATGTCCAACTTATTTTTCTTAGCAACTAAGGTAATATTTGCTTTGTAGTGATAGGTTGGTAACTTAGCAGTAGGAGCTTGACTCAATACTGTTGTTTCAATAATGATGGTATCCGAATCTTTCTGAATTTCTTTTAGCTCTACAATATAATTAGTGGGAGCAGTTCCATCAAAAACCAACCCTTTGAACAATTTGGCATCTTTGACAATATGCACGGCAAAATCGGGAAATACTTGTTCGCAAGTATTGGCCATCCATCCCACAGCGTTAACAACAGGCAATACAGCATTACCTTGGATCACGTGATGCATCAAAAAAGGATTATCTTTTAACGTCATGCTTCTGTGAATTCGATGGGTTTCTAGTGCTCCCTCTGTATAACTAATGCCAGCAGGTAAAGTCCCTCCAATGATTACTTGCGGTTGATCTGCATAAGCAATGTTCATTTCGTTGACCATCATAGCAGGACCTCCTTCGCTATTGACCAAAACAACGCCCATTTCTTCGAATTTTTTCTTTAAGGCATCGCTAACCATTCCAGCATCCCAAGCACCCCAGTTGATTGCTGATACTTGTGTATTCGGATGATTGGTTCTAAAGAGATGCGCAGCCTTGCTTAAGATTTCATTGGCAATAGCATAATCGGTTTGTCCTACATTACCATAAAAACCAGCAACAGAAGAAAAGAGTACCAAATGCTCCAATTTGTGAATGTTTACACATTGCAATAGCGTTAATAAACCATCTAGTTTTACCGTTAGAACATTTAAAAAATCTTGCTCGGCTTTGTCTTGAATGTATTTATCGGCCAAACGCCCTGCACCGTGAATGATTCCTGTGATATTGCCCCATCTTTTGGTGATGGCAAGCAATTGTGGTTTGACAGTAGTAACAT from Aureispira anguillae encodes:
- a CDS encoding PfaB family protein, giving the protein MKIAIIGMSGLFPGSSTNEEFWDNLVGEKNLIEFANKEDFGVDPNHFYEPGKGLVDKCYSLRGGYIRNFDFDPSGYQLAEDFVAKQDKLYQWSLYVAKEALKDSGYYNNEAVLEKCGLILGNLSFPTGSSHKLLSSVYTQTTEQVLQELLQDKNFKIQAHNYPQPENEVLTYTPSEMVVKGLGLGGGHYALDAACATSLYAIKLACDDLMTGKTDLMLAGAVCGSDQLFIHMGFSIFHAYAPHDQKFAPLDSNSGGLVSSEGAGIVVLKRLEDAQRDGDNILGVIGGIGLSNDGRGKFLLSPNPKGQKLAFERAYLLDDVLPQNTTYLECHATGTPLGDVTEMNSISDFFQQHNTHPLLGSVKSNMGHLLTAAGMTGLFKVLLSMKKGFIPPNINLTEAVQADNQWMQDKHIISKKTAWNGKQAGINSFGFGGTNAHMVIQTYENEAVEPNPSTPLLPMSIVGMEAYFGDCTNLEDFYASIYNGKQHFRALPAERWKGFDANETLLKEYGFEDGNAPKGAYIDSFEIDLLRYKIQPKEAETLEPQQALILSVADKALQDAGIHESQNIAVLIAMESELAIHHYLSRWDSSWQIKNAIKKSGIILDEEKEKELEEQCKNALYFRDGGQTPSQHTSFVGNIMASRIAALWDFSGPAFTVSCGENSVFKALEVAQNMLSLGEVDAVVVGGVDFCGGLENVLLRNQKSPANTAENPSLSFNQDDKGWLVGEGAGAVVLKRSKDALEDKVYATIDNIGKAQKSLDIGYQEVVASGIPEQDQAEIAQLLQTEQQQAVALGSIKTNIGNTCAASGIASLIKTALCLHHRFIPGIPNWKAPKSANEFAASNYYFPAQSRPWLLNGNQRQRKAAINGLEGLQIQLTEASVYQAKDTPLSHGRIANIILLKGNTEAELEQQIAALETAAASKKTLPQIAAQFYTNSKALQSTYCISVVANNKKSLAQELKFIQFGLSSAIAQNKEIKTPKGSYFTGNPLAKKGKVAFVYPGSATAYTGLGQDVFQLFPQLHSHFEDKVPDMADFVGCDYLYPKTQQQDAPTPNIHKDAIAMMSAGVFSSAIYTHILRSYLKLEPQMAFGYSMGETAGMWYSLDVWSPERTAIFRNSNLFLTELSGDLNLLAKVWNTTPQDAQKRWISLVVLAPKDQVKALVARHENTYVSFINTNNELVISGEKSTCLAIVKELNCPSVEVPFQNVIHHNFCQAAYDELIEMHKFPLQIQPNIDFYSSISASKLPLDSQQIAENSTTVCCRTVDFPQTVDSLYQEGARIFVELGANATCTNWIKTNLGAKEHLAVSMNKKGKADAQNIIEVIAQLLSHGLQLDLDILYKNISQEAEARSFKKKIITGGQRIFDALLNENNKAKFANLPRKKVAKKEPALAVAAVSSSVSAAPLKSSDSNQKNISIASSHTFSGTQKSVVTLETKTMETVNKNATNQNIGENGLRLQDFESGEQLKGKTIIFSQEDLQEFATGKIGKVFGPEYDIIDSYSRRVMLPMDPYLLVSRVTGLNGKKGEYKPSTMQTEYDIPYNAWFTTDGQIPWAVSVESGQCDLLLISYLGIDFENKGNLVYRLLDCTLTFVDDLPFEGQTLRYDISINSFVRNGDNLLFFFSYNCYVEDRLVLKMRNGCAGFFTDEQLEEGLGVVYSKEELDAKINAKKPKFTPLLNTTKTSFSKEDLHHLINGDIEKCFGNISYYANGRNKSLCLPPEQILMLDRITSVDLQGGAYGLGYIVAEKDLNPNDWYFPSHFRDDEVLAGSLQAEGGGNLLRFLMLMLGLQRLTKDARYQPIFDLPQKVRCRKQVVPHKDTKLIYKLEVKEIGLVPNPYVIADLEIISNDVITVHFENLGLQLREKDNPKYLEKEAGVKVSPRSAGALLNEKDITTFALDNLSKCFGPDFACYDGRTVSRQPNTDLQLISRVLKVDGERLNFKKPSTIYAEYDVPVDAWYYQQNSNVTIPYSVLMEIALQPCGLLGAYLGSTLPFSDKNLFFRNLDGTGEMFDLPFGTDLRGKTIHNKSVLVSSVALGGTVLQNYTFELTVDGHLFYKGKSSFGFFPGEALAQQVGLDNGTEVPAWYISQNLSPKDYTQINLDSLYGKMKLFKAPADQPHYRLAGDQLLLLDTLKIVKDGGEHGKGYIHASKKINTYDWFFTCHFYQDPVMPGSLGVEAILQAMQTFALQQNLGKDFKSPKFVQLDNHKTVWKYRGQILLGVENMHCEVHFKTIEKRGDKLAIIGDAYLWNEGTRIYQVTDLALGIEEA
- a CDS encoding SDR family NAD(P)-dependent oxidoreductase; amino-acid sequence: MGEDVTVKAYPKNFTTTSSFHGVERNEIGLKYLPKPDYLEFTLPDTHVALITNDGSELSLQVLQALEQKGNKVVVLNLHQVKNPITSNAVSLSSNTDQAIKTAIETIQNQYGQIGTFIHLHPHFEFQNGNFAQHFAIERDLTKAVFLIAKHIQPSLNELGKTNRANFMTVTRLDGKSGLGKRGNTSIVGGGLNGLVKCLNLEWSQVYCRAVDIQPELTTTTIANHILTELHDPNRSVIETAISEDGRAMLAAKKVNVYENKQIETAVNENAVFLVSGGARGVTANCVIEMAKAFQSKFILLGRSNYAFEIPEYAKNESDDGALKRLIMTDMKNKGQKPNLAEVKKIFNSIVAKKEIDQTIQAIKQNGGQAVYIKGDVTDVTTVKPQLLAITKRWGNITGIIHGAGRLADKYIQDKAEQDFLNVLTVKLDGLLTLLQCVNIHKLEHLVLFSSVAGFYGNVGQTDYAIANEILSKAAHLFRTNHPNTQVSAINWGAWDAGMVSDALKKKFEEMGVVLVNSEGGPAMMVNEMNIAYADQPQVIIGGTLPAGISYTEGALETHRIHRSMTLKDNPFLMHHVIQGNAVLPVVNAVGWMANTCEQVFPDFAVHIVKDAKLFKGLVFDGTAPTNYIVELKEIQKDSDTIIIETTVLSQAPTAKLPTYHYKANITLVAKKNKLDIPTFQHQVSNTYTPTNGETLYQDGSLFHGEYFRGIEQVLDWTENQIVLKCKAPEVPQKDQGQFPVLGVNTFFSDIQYQGMVIWVQRYNNGAKSLPLSTESATVYKPVPFGKELFVHIEIVESNEFKMVANCTTYDENGEVYLFTKNAAVTVSKELEW